A single window of Salvia splendens isolate huo1 chromosome 8, SspV2, whole genome shotgun sequence DNA harbors:
- the LOC121744396 gene encoding putative F-box/LRR-repeat protein 23, producing MHSSTTSPIGDCATRMVAKLTQLEELHLTIRPGIAANHIAAIGNSCPLLKSFSCNGFKCKLPTYEDNDHNDRLRHVYALAISKSMPNLRHLQVFAHWMGNKGLKLILDGCPHLESLDIRRCFDLDLQGDLGKRCRQQIKHLKLPNDSISDVPWPNCGWRSIWYFCLQL from the exons ATGCACTCATCGACTACATCGCCGATCG GAGATTGTGCAACTAGAATGGTTGCAAAACTTACACAGCTGGAAGAGTTGCACCTTACTATTAGACCAGGGATTGCTGCCAACCACATTGCTGCTATTGGTAATTCTTGCCCACTGTTGAAATCATTCTCGTGCAATGGATTTAAGTGCAAGCTTCCCACATATGAAGATAATGATCATAATGATCGGCTCCGGCATGTGTATGCTCTCGCAATCAGCAAAAGTATGCCTAATCTACGCCATCTTCAAGTTTTTGCTCATTGGATGGGAAATAAGGGACTTAAACTCATCCTTGACGGTTGTCCACACCTCGAATCACTTGATATCCGACGATGTTTTGATCTCGATCTTCAAGGGGATTTGGGGAAAAGATGTCGTCAACAAATAAAACATCTTAAACTCCCTAACGACTCAATCAGTGATGTACCGTGGCCTAATTGCGGGTGGCGATCCATTTGGTACTTCTGCCTTCAACTTTGA
- the LOC121743000 gene encoding protein STRUBBELIG-RECEPTOR FAMILY 3-like, translating into MACSFLNLCLVILLSAFPVRHGLTDPRDVFAITQLHASLGLPLLPGWIPGGDPCGPPSWQGVECVNANITALKLSGTNLGGELPDDLGMFASIIDIDLSNNHIGGSIPISLPITLQNFFLSDNQFTGDIPNSLSSLGQLKSLSLNNNLLTGSIPDAFEPITGLINMDLSWNSLTGVLPPSMRSLLALTSLHLQNNQLIGVLDVLQDLPLTDLNVENNLFSGPIPSKLLNIPSFRRAGNPFNTTILPSPPALPPVSPAKAPSPQLAPSPGSNGHGQIVTPLPQSGGEEKKTTPNKITWIAVGGLVLILVLVLGLFLSISRCRRGRRSTEKSFKSNEIGHGNMSETHKQDETSQFHKIPQGLKKVDKQPAEAGQTRNPLLKQGTDHSIDMTRLSDTHPRPSPLPFPLLPAERISANPTFTSLTPSGNAGKIVESAKLFTIGMLQQYTNSFSEENLIGKGMLGPVYSMQIPKGKVLAVKKLDKAASAHLSDQEFLELVSSIAKLRHANIVELVGYCLEHGERLLVYNYCGNGTLDEALNLDDEINKKLSWNTRMVLALQAAKALEYLHETHQPPIMHYNFKSCNLLLSDHLSVKVSDCGLASLMPANSIVQLQNSGYGAPELDFGSYSYQSDVYSFGVVMLRLLTGRKAYDRSRPRGEQYLVRWAFTQLYDIDALSRMVDPSLKGAYPSKSLSRVADIISLCIQPEPEFRPPMSEIVQKLVSIIQRHPNP; encoded by the exons ATGGCTTGTTCATTTTTGAATCTTTGCCTTGTCATACTTCTATCTGCATTTCCCGTCCGCCATGGATTAACGGATCCTCGTGATG TGTTTGCAATAACTCAGTTACATGCTTCTCTGGGCCTCCCTTTACTTCCTGGATGGATTCCGGGAGGCGATCCCTGTGGGCCTCCAAGTTGGCAAGGGGTGGAGTGTGTAAATGCTAATATAACTGCACT AAAGCTCAGTGGCACAAATTTGGGAGGCGAATTGCCTGATGATTTGGGAATGTTCGCCTCAATTATCGATAT AGATTTGAGCAACAACCACATTGGCGGCAGTATACCAATCAGTTTGCCTATCACTCTTCAGAATTT TTTTCTTTCAGATAACCAGTTCACTGGGGACATTCCAAACTCTCTATCTTCATTAGGCCAATTGAAATCTTT GTCTCTGAACAACAATCTACTGACAGGCTCAATACCAGATGCCTTTGAACCAATTACGGGTTTGATTaacat GGATTTATCCTGGAACAGCTTGACTGGTGTGCTTCCACCTTCAATGCGGAGTTTGTTAGCTCTCACGTCATT GCATTTGCAGAATAATCAACTTATAGGTGTGCTAGATGTTCTTCAAGATCTCCCTCTGACAGATTT GAACGTAGAGAACAACCTCTTCTCGGGACCTATTCCTAGCAAATTGCTAAATATTCCCAGTTTCAG GAGAGCCGGAAACCCTTTTAACACTACCATCCTTCCTTCTCCCCCTGCCTTGCCCCCCGTATCCCCCGCTAAGGCACCTTCACCTCAACTTGCACCTAGTCCTGGATCCAATGGTCATGGCCAGATTGTTACTCCATTACCACAATCTGgtggagaggagaagaagacTACACCAAACAAAATCACTTGGATTGCCGTTGGTGggttggttttgattttggtactTGTTTTGGGGTTGTTTCTTTCTATCTCCCGTTGTCGTAGAGGAAGGAGATCAACGGAGAAAAGTTTCAAGAGCAATGAAATAGGCCATGGTAACATGTCAGAAACACACAAGCAAGACGAGACTTCACAATTCCATAAAATACCCCAAG GTCTGAAAAAAGTGGATAAGCAGCCAGCTGAAGCAGGTCAGACGAGGAATCCATTACTAAAGCAGGGGACGGATCATAGTATAGATATGACAAGATTGAGTGACACTCATCCACGGCCAAGTCCTCTTCCTTTTCCACTTCTTCCTGCTGAAAGGATTTCTGCGAATCCTACTTTTACTTCATTGACTCCATCAGGAAATGCTGGTAAAATTGTAGAATCTGCAAAGCTCTTCACTATCGGAATGCTTCAACAGTACACAAATAGTTTCTCTGAAGAAAATCTTATTGGGAAAGGCATGCTTGGGCCCGTCTATAGTATGCAGATTCCGAAAGGAAAG GTTCTAGCAGTGAAGAAGCTGGATAAGGCTGCATCAGCACATTTAAGCGACCAAGAGTTCCTTGAACTGGTGTCAAGTATCGCTAAACTTCGGCATGCAAATATTGTTGAACTTGTAGGTTATTGCCTTGAGCATGGAGAGCGTCTTCTTGTCTACAACTACTGTGGCAATGGGACTCTCGATGAAGCACTAAATTTGGATGATGAGATCAACAAAAAGCTCTCATGGAACACTCGCATGGTTCTCGCGCTCCAAGCTGCCAAAGCCCTAGA ATATTTGCATGAGACACACCAGCCACCCATCATGCACTACAACTTCAAGTCCTGCAACCTGCTGCTCAGTGACCATCTCTCTGTAAAAGTTTCTGACTGTGGCTTGGCTTCTCTTATGCCGGCCAATTCCATTGTTCAG CTGCAAAATTCTGGATATGGCGCTCCAGAGCTCGACTTTGGAAGCTATTCTTACCAGAGTGATGTATACAGCTTTGGAGTTGTGATGTTGCGGCTTTTAACAGGGCGAAAAGCGTATGACAG GTCACGTCCCCGGGGAGAGCAATATCTGGTTAGATGGGCATTCACGCAGCTTTACGATATAGACGCGTTATCCAGAATGGTCGACCCCTCCCTGAAGGGCGCTTATCCGTCCAAGTCCTTATCACGGGTTGCAGATATAATCTCGCTATGTATTCAG CCTGAGCCCGAGTTTAGGCCACCGATGTCTGAGATCGTGCAAAAACTCGTAAGCATTATACAGAGACATCCCAACCCATGA